Proteins encoded by one window of Methyloterricola oryzae:
- a CDS encoding cysteine hydrolase family protein produces the protein MTTTTVAAQPYPISFRPERTALVLIDMQRDFLEPGGFGSSLGNDVHLLQAAIPPCRAVLNAARRAGLLVIHTREGHRPDLSDAPPAKVERGDPDLRIGMPGPMGRILIRGEPGHDIVPELYPEEGEPVVDKPGKGAFHATDLQAILSHRGISDLIVCGVTTEICVHTTVREANDRGYRCLVPSDCCASYFPVFHEVALQMIHAQGGILGWVTTSHDLLTALAPRVAQPIPA, from the coding sequence ATGACCACCACCACCGTTGCGGCCCAGCCGTACCCCATCAGCTTCCGTCCCGAGCGGACCGCACTCGTGCTCATCGACATGCAGCGGGATTTTCTCGAACCGGGGGGCTTCGGCTCATCCCTGGGTAACGACGTCCACCTGCTGCAGGCCGCCATCCCGCCGTGCCGCGCCGTGCTGAATGCGGCTAGGCGCGCCGGCCTGCTGGTCATCCATACCCGCGAAGGCCATCGCCCGGATCTGAGCGATGCGCCGCCAGCCAAGGTGGAGCGTGGCGACCCGGATTTGCGTATCGGCATGCCGGGCCCCATGGGTCGCATCCTGATCCGGGGCGAACCCGGCCACGACATCGTGCCCGAGCTGTATCCCGAGGAAGGCGAACCGGTGGTGGACAAGCCCGGCAAGGGTGCGTTCCACGCCACCGACCTGCAGGCCATCCTCAGCCATCGCGGGATTTCCGACCTCATCGTCTGCGGCGTCACCACCGAGATCTGCGTGCACACCACCGTGCGCGAAGCCAACGACCGCGGTTACCGCTGCCTGGTCCCGAGTGATTGCTGCGCGTCCTATTTCCCGGTTTTCCATGAGGTCGCCTTGCAGATGATCCATGCCCAGGGCGGCATCCTGGGCTGGGTGACCACGTCCCACGATCTCCTGACGGCGCTCGCACCGCGCGTCGCACAACCCATTCCCGCTTAA
- a CDS encoding FmdB family zinc ribbon protein, protein MPIYEYDCPRCGDFTALRPMAQYREPHPCPDCGEPAPRAVFSAPGLPLLSAVARTAHATNERSAHAPKVSRKGEREASSKHGPGCACCKPGAASARTRVAQDGSKSFPSKRPWMISH, encoded by the coding sequence ATGCCCATCTACGAATACGACTGTCCCCGGTGCGGTGATTTCACGGCGCTGAGGCCCATGGCCCAGTACCGCGAACCGCATCCCTGTCCTGATTGCGGCGAACCGGCCCCCAGGGCGGTTTTCAGCGCGCCGGGCCTGCCCCTGCTGAGCGCGGTGGCCCGCACCGCCCATGCCACCAACGAACGCAGCGCCCATGCACCCAAGGTGTCGCGCAAGGGCGAGCGCGAGGCCAGTTCCAAACATGGCCCTGGCTGCGCCTGCTGCAAGCCCGGCGCGGCTTCCGCCCGGACGCGGGTGGCGCAGGACGGCTCCAAGAGTTTCCCCAGCAAGCGGCCCTGGATGATCTCCCATTGA